The DNA region CTTTCGGCGTGGTATGCCTCCCGGCATGAATACGGTTCTGCTCACCCTGGTCAGCCCCGGCGAGATGGCCAAAGCCATGGGGGAGCGCGTACGCATTCTTCGACTCCGCAAGGAATGGACGCGGGAAACGCTGGCCAGACGGGCCGGGGTTTCGGTGGCATCGCTGAAGCGTTTCGAAACCACAGGAATGGCCTCCCTTGGCCTGGTGCTCAAGGTTGCCCACGCCTTGGACCGCCTGCAGGAGCTCAACAAGGTGTTTCAGCCGCCGCCTGCGCGGAGCATCGAGGAACTGGAGCAGCGGGCCGGGAAGCCTGGGCCGAAGCGAGGCCGCCTTTGAAGAAGCTGGAGGTGCGGCATACCCGCCGCCCAGGAGAATCGCGGCAGGTCGGCGTGCTGGCCGAGGAGCGCGGCCGAGTTTTTTTCGAGTACGCTCCGGGGTTCCTGGCCACCGGCTTGAACCTCTCGCCATTCCGCCTGCCGGAAAGAGCCGGGGTGTCGAAACGGGAGGCCACCTCGATCATCAAGGCCGTTCAGACCGCTGTGGCGCGCTGGCAGGACTTCGCTGTTCAGACTGGGATTTCGAAGACCAGCATGCAGGAAGTCGCCGCCTCCTTGTCTGGATGAGGGAGCAGCAACAGAGAGCTGGCACAACGGGGGGGACATCGTGGCAGGCCTGGGTGCCAGCACCGGACAGCAGCACCGCCAGGAGCCAGGGATCAGGAGGGCAGGGGGCTCATGGCAGCCAGAGAGTGGAAAGATCGACCTCCACCTCAGGAAACGGCTCGGCGCGCACCAAGTCGTCTTCGGCATGGGTGCCGATGATGACCCAGCGGCCTGCATCCAGCTGGAGAATCTCGAGGGTTCTGCTCAAGGGATCGATCAGCCAGAGATAGGGAATCTGGTGGCGGGCGTAGATCCCGGTCTTCGTGACCCGATCCAGGCGGATGCTGCCGGGGGAGAGGATTTCACCGATCCAATCCGGCGTCACGGCAATCCAGTTGTGCCTTCCTCGACCGGGAATCTTTCCTGGTGCCAGCCGGCCAGATCCGGCACCAGGATGTCCTCACCGAAGGAAACCTCGGGCTCGTCAAGAAAGATCCAGCCGCCCGGCCCTCCGGCGCCGCGATCATAGGTCGGTCCCAGGAAGTACCCCATGACCGTTGCGGTCCGGACATGCCGGCGGGACGGCCGCGGCGTGACACGCAGCTCGCCGGCGATGATCTCGCCTTTGGCATGCTCGGGAATGGCGTACAGATCGTCGTAGGTGGCCCGGGCTCGGGCCGGCTCGGTCATGGCGCCGCCCTTCAAGCGTTGCCTTGGCCCGTCTCCGGATCGGGCTGGCCCAGCTTGGCGTCCAGGAACTCACACTCCAGGGGGGTGAGGTCGAACCTGACCTCCGCCTCCCGGATGATGGCCT from Thermodesulfobacteriota bacterium includes:
- a CDS encoding helix-turn-helix transcriptional regulator, with product FRRGMPPGMNTVLLTLVSPGEMAKAMGERVRILRLRKEWTRETLARRAGVSVASLKRFETTGMASLGLVLKVAHALDRLQELNKVFQPPPARSIEELEQRAGKPGPKRGRL
- a CDS encoding Uma2 family endonuclease, translating into MTPDWIGEILSPGSIRLDRVTKTGIYARHQIPYLWLIDPLSRTLEILQLDAGRWVIIGTHAEDDLVRAEPFPEVEVDLSTLWLP